The nucleotide sequence GAATCGGACAGCGGCTTCCAGGTCCTGGCTCATGCCGGCCGAAATACCTGAGGCGCCGGGGAAATCCCGCTGCAGGCCAGTTGAAATGCCGAGCAGTTTTTCGAAGGCCCGGTCGGGATCCGCCCCGAGTGGCGCCACCGCCATGACGCCTGCCAGGCGAAGGCCGCCCGCGGCTTCAAGCTGCTCCGCCAACTGCGGCACCTCGTCAGGGGCCGCCCCGCCGCGGTGGGCTCCGGCGTCCTCATCCAGGCTCACCTGGATGAAGCAGTCGAGGTCGCCGCGGCCGGTCAGTTCCTGCTGGGCGACCATGGCCCGCTCCAGGGCAGTCACCAGCTGGGCGCGATCCACGGAGTGAACGGCAGACGCGTAGCGGACCACCGTCTTGGACTTCTTGCTCTGGAGCTGCCCCACGAAGTGCCAAGTGAGGTCCAGGCCCTCAAGTTCCTCGGCCTTTGCGGACGCTTCCTGGTCCCGGTTCTCCCCGAAGTCCTTGACCCCGAGCGCGGCCAGCCGCCGCACGTCCTCAGCCGGGTGGAACTTACTGACCACTATCAGCCGTGGAGGGTTGCCTCCGCGGCCGGCCGCCGTGGTGGCACGGTCGATACGCTGGCGTACGGCATCCAGGCGTTCCTGCAGCTGTACTGTCCGGGCATCCCCGGGTACCGCGTTTTCAGTCATGGGTCCACACCAGCCCGGCGAAGCGGCCGGACCGGGAGTCGCGGCGGTAGGAAAACAGGGAGTCGCTTTCAAGCGTGCACGGCCCGCGGTACTCGATGGGAACGCCCAGGGCCTCGAGCTGGCTGGCGGCTCCGCCCGGAAGGTCAAGTGCCGGAGTTCCCCAGGACGTGGTTGACCGTGCCGACGGGAGGACGGCAGAGACCTCGTCGCGGAGTTCAGCGGGTACCTCGTAGCAGTTGCCGCAGACGGACGGCCCAAGCCAGGCCCGGATATCGGTGGCGCCGGCGGAGCGCATTTGTTCCACCGCCGCCGGAATGACGCCGGAGAACAAACCGGGCCGCCCGGCATGCACGGCAGCCAGCACCGGGCCTGAAGCCGCGGAGCCCACCAGGACCAGGGGAATGCAGTCCGCCACCATCACGGCAAGCGGCCCGCCGAGCGAAACGAGCGCGTCGGCCGTCGGCGTATCACCGACGGCACCAGAGTCAATAACTTCAGGTTCAACGACAAGGGACACTTCGTTGCCATGGACCTGGTTCATGTACTGGAACCTGCGCGGAGCGACGCCGGTGGTTTCCTCAAGGCGGGCCCTGCGGCGCAGCACCGCGCCGGCGTCGTCGCCCACGTGCAGGGCGAGGTTGCCGGCATCCGTATCGGTGAACGCCACGGACACACCCGGCTTCACTTCAGCACGCCACAAAAACAATCGGAACTCCGGCAGTCAGGGTCAGGAAAAGGGGTAACTGCCGGGCGGATGTCCGCCCGGCAGCCTCCTACTTCAGGAAATCAGGGACGTCGAGGTCGTCAGACCGGCTGCCGGTCAGGTCGGGCTCCACCACAGACGGAAGGTCGACGTCGAAGCCCGAGTCTGCGGGGACAGCCGACGGGCGCTGCTGGCCCCAGCTGCTCAGGCCTGCGGCACCGACACCGGCGTGCACGGGCTGGACGTGGACCTGCTGGTTGCCCGCGGACGGCTGGCTCTGCGGCGCAGCCGCCGGAACGGCGGGGCGCTGCGGCGCAGCCTGCTGCTGCGACTGGTCCATGGACGGCGAGGTGGCCTTGACGTCGTCGAAGCCGGCCGCAATGACGGTGACGCGGGCTTCATCGCCGAGGGCGTCGTCGATGACCGCGCCGAAGATGATGTTGGCTTCGGGGTGGGCAACTTCCTGCACCAGGCGTGCGGCCTCGTTGATCTCGAACAGGCCGAGATCGGAGCCGCCCTGGATGGACAGCAGGACACCGTGGGCGCCGTCGATGGAGGCCTCGAGCAGCGGGGAGGCAATGGCGAGCTCGGCTGCCTTGACCGCGCGGTCCTCGCCGCGGGCCGAACCGATGCCCATCAGGGCCGAGCCTGCACCCTGCATGACGGACTTGACGTCGGCGAAGTCAAGGTTGATCAGGCCGGGGGTGGTGATGAGGTCCGTGATGCCCTGGACACCGGACAGCAGGACCTGGTCAGCGGAGCGGAAGGCGTCCAGGACGGAGACGTTGCGGTCGCTGATGGACAGCAGGCGGTCGTTGGGGATCACGATCAGCGTGTCCACTTCGTCGCGCAGGGCGTCGATGCCTGCCTCCGCGGAGCCTGCACGGCGCCGCCCCTCGAAGGTGAACGGGCGGGTGACCACACCGATGGTCAGGGCGCCAAGGGAGCGCGCAATGCGGGCAACGACGGGCGCGCCGCCGGTTCCAGTGCCGCCGCCTTCACCGGCGGTCACGAAGACCATGTCGGCACCGCGGAGGACTTCCTCGATCTCGTCGGCGTGGTCCTCGGCAGCCTGCTTGCCGACCTCGGGATTGGCCCCGGCACCCAGCCCGCGCGTCAGCTCGCGTCCGACGTCGAGCTTAACGTCGGCGTCACTCATCAGCAGGGCCTGGGCATCGGTGTTAATAGCTATGAATTCGACACCGCGGAGACCCACCTCGATCATGCGGTTGACTGCGTTCACGCCACCGCCGCCGATGCCGACGACCTTGATGACGGCCAAGTAATTCTGCGGAGCTGCCACGTTACGTGTCCCTTGTTAGTGTCCTATTGCGAAAACTGATGGAGTCGGGCTTGAAGCCCTGAACCTTGAAGTTCCTAAACCTTAACCCTCCACTTGAAGGTTATAGTTATGTCAAGTAACTCACGTCTGTGACGCTATTTCCTATGCTGGCTACATTCAATAACCGCCACCGCGTGTCGTCCTAATCCCCGTGAAATACACCGGCATCACCTTGTCGCATCACCGTGTCACCGGATGCCGCGGCACGCTCACGTCATAGGTGTTGACCGGGTTCGCGGGGTCGGCCGGCACCTTGAGCAGCGCCTCGAGCACGCGCGCCTTGAGCTCCTTCTCCCCCGCGTTGCCCCAGATGACGGTCTGGCCGTCCAGCAGCTTCAGCTCCACCGCGTCGACGGACTTGGCGGAGGCGTTGGAGAGCTTGGCAAGCACGTTGGCCGGCAGCGCGCCGAGGACCTCGGCGGTGGCCTGGAACAGCTCCTTGCCGATGGTGCCGGCTCCGCCGTCAATCACCGGCAGCTTCACCGAGGCGGGGTCGGCGGTGGTGCCAAGCCTCACGCCGTCGACGTCCACGAGCATGTACTCCTTGCCGCGCTTGACGAGGGCGACCGGGACGCGCTCCTGGACCTGCACCACGAGGACCGACGGCGGATGGGCCTGGGTCTTGACGGACTTGATCTGGACGAGCGGCTTCAGCAGCGAGTCGACCTGGGAGTCGCTGACCTGCGGCAGCGGCGTGCCCAGCAGCGGCTTGAGTGCGGCCTGCACCTGGGCGGGCTTGAGGAGCTTCGTGCCGGTGACGCTCACGCTTTGCACCGCCAGCACAGGCGAGTAGATGGCAGCGACGATGAGCCCCGCCACAATGGCAGCGGTGACACAGGCTGCGACGATGACATTGCGCCTGATGCGCCGGCCGCGGGGTTCGGGAAAGGCCAGCACATTGTCCGGGGAAGTACTGGCCGGGGACGCAGTGCCCGCGGACGCGCCGTCCGCCGCCTTGGTTCCCGGTTTGCTTGCGGCCGGGCCTTTCAGCCGCGGCCAGGACGCTTTGGCCGGCGTGTCCTGAGGCTTGCCCTTGGACTGACTCTTCTGTGTCCTGCCGTTCTGTGCCGTGCCGTTCTGTGCC is from Arthrobacter sp. QXT-31 and encodes:
- a CDS encoding polyphenol oxidase family protein — translated: MFLWRAEVKPGVSVAFTDTDAGNLALHVGDDAGAVLRRRARLEETTGVAPRRFQYMNQVHGNEVSLVVEPEVIDSGAVGDTPTADALVSLGGPLAVMVADCIPLVLVGSAASGPVLAAVHAGRPGLFSGVIPAAVEQMRSAGATDIRAWLGPSVCGNCYEVPAELRDEVSAVLPSARSTTSWGTPALDLPGGAASQLEALGVPIEYRGPCTLESDSLFSYRRDSRSGRFAGLVWTHD
- a CDS encoding cell division protein FtsQ/DivIB, with the translated sequence MASTRRPTYRPAKPATRDADAAREADVKPDGGKPAVITASKVVPEGTAQNGTAQNGTAQNGRTQKSQSKGKPQDTPAKASWPRLKGPAASKPGTKAADGASAGTASPASTSPDNVLAFPEPRGRRIRRNVIVAACVTAAIVAGLIVAAIYSPVLAVQSVSVTGTKLLKPAQVQAALKPLLGTPLPQVSDSQVDSLLKPLVQIKSVKTQAHPPSVLVVQVQERVPVALVKRGKEYMLVDVDGVRLGTTADPASVKLPVIDGGAGTIGKELFQATAEVLGALPANVLAKLSNASAKSVDAVELKLLDGQTVIWGNAGEKELKARVLEALLKVPADPANPVNTYDVSVPRHPVTR
- a CDS encoding YggS family pyridoxal phosphate-dependent enzyme, with the protein product MTENAVPGDARTVQLQERLDAVRQRIDRATTAAGRGGNPPRLIVVSKFHPAEDVRRLAALGVKDFGENRDQEASAKAEELEGLDLTWHFVGQLQSKKSKTVVRYASAVHSVDRAQLVTALERAMVAQQELTGRGDLDCFIQVSLDEDAGAHRGGAAPDEVPQLAEQLEAAGGLRLAGVMAVAPLGADPDRAFEKLLGISTGLQRDFPGASGISAGMSQDLEAAVRFGATHLRIGSDILGSRPAVR
- the ftsZ gene encoding cell division protein FtsZ, whose protein sequence is MAAPQNYLAVIKVVGIGGGGVNAVNRMIEVGLRGVEFIAINTDAQALLMSDADVKLDVGRELTRGLGAGANPEVGKQAAEDHADEIEEVLRGADMVFVTAGEGGGTGTGGAPVVARIARSLGALTIGVVTRPFTFEGRRRAGSAEAGIDALRDEVDTLIVIPNDRLLSISDRNVSVLDAFRSADQVLLSGVQGITDLITTPGLINLDFADVKSVMQGAGSALMGIGSARGEDRAVKAAELAIASPLLEASIDGAHGVLLSIQGGSDLGLFEINEAARLVQEVAHPEANIIFGAVIDDALGDEARVTVIAAGFDDVKATSPSMDQSQQQAAPQRPAVPAAAPQSQPSAGNQQVHVQPVHAGVGAAGLSSWGQQRPSAVPADSGFDVDLPSVVEPDLTGSRSDDLDVPDFLK